The region ccgGCGGGGCACACGACCGCATTGTCGAGTGCGCTGTACgcggcgcgggcgtcggtcgttcggcgcgcgccgagcgagccgGGCGGCAGCTCGCCGCCGAGGAGCGACCATGCGTGCTGgtgcgcgtgcatgcgcgcgttGAGCACGTTGGCCCAGTGCGCGTCGCCGATGTGCAGGTCGGCGTACCATGCCTCGATGGCGTCGGCGTTCATGGCGTCGGgctgcgccggcgcgccGATGTGCGCCTGCAGACCATGCAGCttggcgcgtgcgtcggcgcgcgcggcggcatcgagccacGGCAGGTCAGGTAGGCGCTGGGTATACGCCGTGCGGATCGCGTCGatcatgcgccgcacgccacgGACGTCCggctgcgtgtgctcggCGAACAAGCGGCCGCTCATgtggccgagcgcggcgtgcagcgcggccatgcacgagggcgccggctggagcgcgcgcgcgggCTGTCCGAGCGGCACGTCAGGCCCGAGGTACGTGCCAGCGTCGCGGATCACGGCCCAGCGCAGGTAcgcgtgcagcgtgcgcgtcggcgtgcgatggagcagcgcggcgagcTGCCGCAGGTACGTCGGGCTGCTCACGAGGACGCGGTGCGGCAGGACGCGGGGACTGTGGGCGTGCAGGTACGACGGCCAgtcgacgagcggcgcgaggACTTGCAGATCGGCCGTCAGCAGCGGGTGGTACGTCGCCACCGGATCCGCGAGCTCGGTGGCTGGCGGGTacaggcgcgcgagctcgtgctcgaACGCGACGACctcgcgtgcgtcgccgccgacgtgcgcgaggccctcgtgcacgaggccCTCGTACCACGGCCGCGTCACATTGTCGTCGTACGCGGCGGGCGCAcgcaggccgaggccactgggcacgatgcgcggcgtcgcggcgtgcggcgcgcgcccgGGATCGCCATCGATGATCGCGTCGAAGAGCACGGGAAAGCCACGCGCATGCAGCCACGCGATCGCGGCGGTCGTTGCATTCGGCGCCCGCAGCTGGCGCGacagctcgtgcaggagatcgaggagcggcgccgcgcccgccTCGTTCTGCGCGCGCGTGTCCGTGCACGCCTCGTGGAacgcgcgcagcttgtgcaggCTCAGCCGGTCGGCGGGCGATACGTcctcgtcgcgcagcgtccAGAGCAGGTCCTGCACGAGGCGGTCGTTCTGCGCCTCGAcctgctcacgcacgccgTACGCCGgcgcgctgggcgacgcAGGAtacgacgcgcgccaccCACCCGTCGCAAACTCGTCAAAGTCGTTGCACGGATCGGCCGACTCGTTGAGGAagcgcatgagctcgaACGACGCCACCAGGCACGGGCGCGTCGTACACACGCGATGCATCATACGCTCATCATCCCGCTGGATcgtgtgcacgagcgcactCACGAGCAGGAtcagcagcacgacgaccaGCGCCAGCTCAGGCacacggcgcggcggcgcgcgcttcgtgcccagcagcggctgcgcctcggacgcctcacggacgccgtcgtgccgGGCCGCCGACATGGTGGAGGGGACGGGGCTGccagcgaggcgcccacCGCCGGGCCTCTTGGCTTGGGCGCATGTGGAGCCGGACACGGAGTGCGTGGCGCCCGGGGCGGTGGCTGAGCGTGCGGTATGTGCGGTCGGCCCCGCCGCATCGGAGTGGGCCGacggcagcgtcgcacaagtcgacgctgcgtgtgatGCTGGAGCGTGGCGGGCTGCTgccggcgacgtcggcgccgtTCGACTTTGTGtcgcgccaggcgcgtaTGCCGTCGGCGTACACGTTtcggcgcacgcggctGCCGGTGTCGAAGGCcaaggcgctcgcgcaggAGAGTCGCGCGTTGCGGGAGCAGGTCGCGTCCgactcggcgccgccgtggaCGGAGGCCGAGCCGCGtccgacgctgccgctcaCATCGACGCATGTGACGTCGGGCGAGCTGCCGGAAGTCGCGGCGTTCGCGACCGCGCAGTCGTATAACTTTGACGTGCTGCTGAGTAGCGGGCGGCTCCCGCTGAACTGGATCTGGCTCGAGGACCGCGAAGTGATCTACATCCCGTCGTGGCCGGCGCCGTACACATcgagcggcagcgtgtTCCTATTCCGCTCCGGGTGCTACGTGACGTGGGGCATGTCGAGCGAGCAGAACACGGCGTTCTACCGCGACGTGATCGCCGGCGGCGACGTCCCCGTCGAGGAGGCCCGGCACGAGGCGgtcggcgacgaggcgATGGAGTACGTCCACATCCCCACcgaggcgacgcgcgtcgtcggcgacCTGATcgtgctcggccagcgccgcgacgacaaggagcagcgcccatcgcgcgcgtcgtccgccgTGCCGTCGCTCACCCTGCAGGCCCGACTCGCCTTCTCGCAAGGCCTCGCCGCCTCTGCGCGCCTGTCAGTCGAAGAGTCGCTCCTGCAGCACTACCTCGAGAGCGTCGCGCCAATCCccgcgcgtctcgaggcgAGCGGCAAAGTGCCCGTGCCCCGCAAGGACGTCATCCGCAAACTCGGCACCCTCCTACACAtccgccagcgcctcaaCCTCGGCCGCGACAACTTTATCGACGACCCCGAACTGTACTGGGAAAACAGCCACATGGAAACGCTGTACCGCAGCATCTGCTCGGCCCTCGACATGAAGCCACGCACCGAGGCACTCAACGCCAAGCTGAACCACTGCGAGCACCTCCTCGAAGTACTGCGCGCCCTCCTCACCGAGCAGTCCAGTCACCACATGGAGCTCATCATCATCTACCTCATCGCCTTCGAGGTCGGCATGGCCCTCGTCACGCACGAGTATCTGCCCACGCCGCTCGCCGTGTGGCGCCTCATAGTTGCTGAGTAATTACCAccatggcgccgagcctgcgcttcgcgctccccagcgccgccgccgccgcgccgccgcgggcgcccaaggcgcgcgcgtttgacgacgcggacgagcctgcgccgctcgcaccacgcgccgccgcaccCGTGTCCAAGGCcgtgcagcggcagcacgccgacgccgccgacgtcgacgccagCACCTTTGACTACGACGGCGTGTACGACAAAAtgaagcagctcgagcgcgcgcggcagcaggcgaAGAAGGAGCAGGACTCGGAGCGCAAGCCCAAGTACATGCACCAGTTCTTCGAGGCcgccgagacgcgcgagcgcgaccGCCTGCGCGCCGAGGCCAAGAGGATCCAGCGCGAGCGGGCCGCGGAGGGCGACGCGTTCCGCGACACGGAGGCGTTCGTCACGTCCGCCTaccaggcacagcaggaGGCGTGGCAACGTgccgaggaagaagagcg is a window of Malassezia restricta chromosome III, complete sequence DNA encoding:
- a CDS encoding YagE family protein; translation: MWSRTRSAWRPGRWLSVRYVRSAPPHRSGPTAASHKSTLRVMLERGGLLPATSAPFDFVSRQARMPSAYTFRRTRLPVSKAKALAQESRALREQVASDSAPPWTEAEPRPTLPLTSTHVTSGELPEVAAFATAQSYNFDVLLSSGRLPLNWIWLEDREVIYIPSWPAPYTSSGSVFLFRSGCYVTWGMSSEQNTAFYRDVIAGGDVPVEEARHEAVGDEAMEYVHIPTEATRVVGDLIVLGQRRDDKEQRPSRASSAVPSLTLQARLAFSQGLAASARLSVEESLLQHYLESVAPIPARLEASGKVPVPRKDVIRKLGTLLHIRQRLNLGRDNFIDDPELYWENSHMETLYRSICSALDMKPRTEALNAKLNHCEHLLEVLRALLTEQSSHHMELIIIYLIAFEVGMALVTHEYLPTPLAVWRLIVAE
- a CDS encoding endothelin-converting enzyme, producing MSAARHDGVREASEAQPLLGTKRAPPRRVPELALVVVLLILLVSALVHTIQRDDERMMHRVCTTRPCLVASFELMRFLNESADPCNDFDEFATGGWRASYPASPSAPAYGVREQVEAQNDRLVQDLLWTLRDEDVSPADRLSLHKLRAFHEACTDTRAQNEAGAAPLLDLLHELSRQLRAPNATTAAIAWLHARGFPVLFDAIIDGDPGRAPHAATPRIVPSGLGLRAPAAYDDNVTRPWYEGLVHEGLAHVGGDAREVVAFEHELARLYPPATELADPVATYHPLLTADLQVLAPLVDWPSYLHAHSPRVLPHRVLVSSPTYLRQLAALLHRTPTRTLHAYLRWAVIRDAGTYLGPDVPLGQPARALQPAPSCMAALHAALGHMSGRLFAEHTQPDVRGVRRMIDAIRTAYTQRLPDLPWLDAAARADARAKLHGLQAHIGAPAQPDAMNADAIEAWYADLHIGDAHWANVLNARMHAHQHAWSLLGGELPPGSLGARRTTDARAAYSALDNAVVCPAGLLQLPFYERDAPLYLQYGALGTLLAHEMTHAIDTPGRWYDADGRWRTVRPATRHASTAARLDGLARSYEAWRALLAEGDSATYARNMRLPGLLTYTHEQLFFLAYGALSAHQAPSQRIHDALTHFAPWAAAFHCPRRRSSGAPPSHRHVT